One Littorina saxatilis isolate snail1 linkage group LG14, US_GU_Lsax_2.0, whole genome shotgun sequence genomic region harbors:
- the LOC138946707 gene encoding hyaluronan mediated motility receptor-like encodes MGVVSAFTVLIVAGLDSAGNILPSTSYSNGTFHLAWHNPVTEGNFTCRVPSQVENCSPEGEGDRRRVAASVAVNGLVARVTVLEALHDAEVTQNQQLKTNASRMVEENQLLRKSVTGLEKSQNELIHQAASFRQQIDNLQAQSNSSALSQLMQRVQTLGASTHHHDNDHASQIHDLQNQVDHLKQTAAQCCLKNTQLTQQTHTLSQQYAQLSTELLNVQRQLNSSGSSLLKDIAGLNQRLNQVDQKCSALDTTVASLGARVSSASQASSALSKQVSGLQLEVDTANQLGSSLTKQVTGLKTQVNQANQATSGLQSDLQSVKSADPPHFPYNNL; translated from the exons ATGGGAGTCGTATCAGCATTTACTGTTCTTATTGTTGCAGGACTAGACTCAGCAGGCAACATTCTCCCCAGCACCTCCTACAGCAACGGCACCTTTCACCTTGCCTGGCACAACCCTGTCACGGAGGGCAACTTTACCTGTAGAGTTCCCTCCCAAGTGGAAAACTGTTCACCTGAGGGGGAGGGTGATCGGAGAAGGGTGGCGGCGTCTGTGGCGGTCAACGGTCTGGTTGCCAGGGTAACGGTGCTGGAGGCTCTCCATGATGCCGAGGTGACGCAGAACCAACAGCTGAAGACCAACGCTTCCAGGATGGTGGAGGAGAATCAGTTGTTGAGGAAGAGTGTCACAG GTCTTGAGAAGAGCCAGAACGAGCTAATCCACCAGGCAGCCTCCTTCAGGCAGCAGATAGACAACCTCCAGGCACAGTCCAACTCTTCAGCCTTATCCCAGCTCATGCAACGCGTTCAGACCCTCGGGGCCTCCACTCATCACCATGACAACGACCACGCCTCACAGATCCACGATCTCCAGAACCAAGTGGACCACCTCAAGCAGACCGCTGCTCAGTGCTGTCTGAAGAATACTCAGCTGACTCAGCAGACTCACACTCTCAGTCAACAATATGCTCAGCTCTCGACAGAGTTGTTGAATGTTCAGCGACAACTCAACAGTAGCGGTTCTTCCTTATTGAAAGATATTGCTGGTCTTAACCAACGATTAAACCAG GTTGACCAGAAATGCTCCGCTTTGGACACCACAGTGGCCAGTCTAGGGGCTCGGGTCAGCAGTGCCAGCCAAGCAAGCTCTGCGCTAAGCAAGCAAGTGAGTGGTCTACAGCTGGAAGTGGACACAGCGAACCAGCTAGGGTCCAGTCTGACCAAACAAGTGACCGGTCTCAAGACCCAGGTGAACCAAGCGAACCAGGCAACCAGTGGCTTGCAGAGTGACCTTCAGAGTGTAAAGTCAGCTGACCCACCTCACTTCCC GTACAACAACCTCTGA